From Armatimonadota bacterium:
CCCCGCGTATGCGGGGAACACGAGTGCTTTACTCATGGTGTGCCCCCTTCGGCCGGTTCATCCCCGCGTATGCGGGGAACACTGCTGGAGGTGTACCCGGATGGACGCGCATCACCGGTTCATCCCCGCGTATGCGGGGAACACTTTCATGTTCTTGATCTCCCGGCTCCTATTAGCGGTTCATCCCCGCGCATGCGGGGAACACAGAGTCACCGGCCGACCGTGGATGATTACTGTCGGTTCATCCCCGCGCATGCGGGGAACACGGGCGCCCTGTAACACTGTACCGTGTGCGCGGCGGTTCATCCCCGCGCATGCGGGGAACACTATAAGGGATTGTAAGGCAAGGATCATCAGAGACGGTTCATCCCCGCGCATGCGGGGAACACTCTTTTGGGAATGGGTCGGCATTTCGGAATGACCGGTTCATCCCCGCGCATGCGGGGAACACATTACTATTTAAAGTATGGCTCTATTCTATATTCGGTTCATCCCCGCGCATGCGGGGAACACGATCACTCAGATCACGTTCCTCGACGGTCCTTACGGTTCATCCCCGCGCATGCGGGGAACACTCTTGCCGTACCTNNNNNNNNNNTTCTCGGTCAAAGCGGCAGGGTATGAGGCAATGCTGCTCAACTCTGTTATTTCGGTTGTACAGGGGGCTCCTCATTTTGAACGGGAGGTAGGAATGAAATCAGTTTTACCCCGTCCATTTCCTTCGGGATGCGGCGATTCTTACCAAACGTCAGAAAATCATATCCCGCCTCAGTATTTGTTTGCCAAACCATGACAGCATTGCCGTCCTCCAGCCCCATCACCACCTGCTCCCAAATCATTTCCCGTATCCTTGCAGAAACCTTGCCAACGTACACACCTGCGCGTATTTCGAGAAGCCAAATTGCTAGCCGCCCACGCAACCGTGGAGGGGAGTTCTCAAGAACGATGACCAACATCGGAAAAACTCTCGGGGTTTGGAATGGCAGGGTCTACCGCCTCCACGTGAGCAGCAGGAATTGATATCTCACCCGCAGCCAAGATCTCTTCGATAGTAGGAATGATTCTTGCCAACAGCTTGGTTTGGCGAAAAGCATCACGACAGGCATGGCGCACAGCCATCTCCGGCTTCGAAGACTCCTGCGCAGCAATACGGAAAGCCACAGGTACCACCGTGTCGAACTTGAACAGATCAGCAATATCGTAGACAAACGAGAGTGGTTTCCCTGTATGAATGAAACCCAAGGCGGGAGCATAGCCTGCAGCTAGGATCGCCGCCTCAGTGATGCCATAGAGACATGCAGTGGCTGCACTCAAGCAACGGTTTGCCAGGTCCCCACTTTCCCAGTCGTTGTAATCGTATTTTCGCCTTCTCCATGGGACACGGTGGCGCTGGGCTATCAGTTCATACATCTTTTTGACCCGTGCTCCTTCAATCCCGCGCAATTGTTCTACACTGCGACGAGCAGGTGCCTCCTCCTTGAAACGCATAAGGTACATTTTTCGCACCACTTTGAGACGTGCTTCATCATCCAAAGCGAGCCTGGCTTGATAAAGCAATCGATCAGCGCGGGCTCCGCCTGGCTGTCCTGCGGTGTACAAGCGAACTCCCGCCTCACCAACCCAAACCAAGAGACACCCTACGCGCGCCGCAAGGGCCGCAGCTGCATGAGAAAGTCTTGTCCCCGGCTCAAGCATCAGGCAAGCTACACTCCCCACGGGAATGTGAGTACGCACCCCGTCCGTGTCGACGACTACGAATGCCCCGTCAAGTACATCTATGTTCCCTTTCTCCACAAACAGGAGAGAAAGACGATCCTTCATTGGAATCGGTTTTAACGGTGGAAGCATACTCATATTGGACGGACCATCAATAATCCACAGCCAAAGCCCTTAGCATGGCCGATGCCTCTCAAGAGCACCTCCTTGAATAGCTCCGGGTCAATAACTGTAAGCCGCCCGGTGATCTCCACCGTACTGAACCGCACTTGGTGGCCGCCTCTGGGTTTGTACCATCGATGTTGTCGGTATCCGTCTACTCTGACCTCGTTTTCGTTGACGGAAAACCCATTCTTGGAGCTACGGGATGTCAGCCAGGCAAATCCTTCTCGCTGGATAATCTCCTGCTCAGGAGGTCTGCCCTTTTCCCACTTCCCCTCTTGTTTTAGGGACCTCTTAGCCTCCATCACCAGATCGTGACGGTGTTGCTTACGGGAGGCATCTCTCTTGCTCCGCACTGGGTTCACGCGCAGCAGGAAGCCCAAACGCTGTC
This genomic window contains:
- the cas2 gene encoding type I-E CRISPR-associated endoribonuclease Cas2; this encodes MLVIVLENSPPRLRGRLAIWLLEIRAGVYVGKVSARIREMIWEQVVMGLEDGNAVMVWQTNTEAGYDFLTFGKNRRIPKEMDGVKLISFLPPVQNEEPPVQPK
- the cas1e gene encoding type I-E CRISPR-associated endonuclease Cas1, whose protein sequence is MLPPLKPIPMKDRLSLLFVEKGNIDVLDGAFVVVDTDGVRTHIPVGSVACLMLEPGTRLSHAAAALAARVGCLLVWVGEAGVRLYTAGQPGGARADRLLYQARLALDDEARLKVVRKMYLMRFKEEAPARRSVEQLRGIEGARVKKMYELIAQRHRVPWRRRKYDYNDWESGDLANRCLSAATACLYGITEAAILAAGYAPALGFIHTGKPLSFVYDIADLFKFDTVVPVAFRIAAQESSKPEMAVRHACRDAFRQTKLLARIIPTIEEILAAGEISIPAAHVEAVDPAIPNPESFSDVGHRS
- the cas6e gene encoding type I-E CRISPR-associated protein Cas6/Cse3/CasE, with the translated sequence MYMSRIQLRPGAANSPAFWRLLYDGYHVHRQLWTLFAGLDSQSRGFLYRQEQRNTGLMFFTVSDKEPRDERGLWHIETKRYEPKIWTGQRLGFLLRVNPVRSKRDASRKQHRHDLVMEAKRSLKQEGKWEKGRPPEQEIIQREGFAWLTSRSSKNGFSVNENEVRVDGYRQHRWYKPRGGHQVRFSTVEITGRLTVIDPELFKEVLLRGIGHAKGFGCGLLMVRPI